A stretch of Desulfofalx alkaliphila DSM 12257 DNA encodes these proteins:
- a CDS encoding Tex family protein → MDNHILIEQVASATHIPYKQVLRTVELLDEGNTVPFISRYRKEVTGELSEVQVRDIEDKLKYFRNLAQRKQEVLRLIDEQGKLTTELRKQIESATKIIQVEDLYRPYRQKRRTRASVAKEKGLEPLVNYLLNFPPEKDVISEASRYINKEKGVNSAEDALQGAQDIIAEMVSDDAEVRGWVRQLVSENGILLTAAKDNEVQSVYQMYYEFSQPVNKLPPHRILAINRGEREGFLKVKIEVDEKQIIQYINKKWLKTGSGPVRYVQEAVQDSLHRLILPAVEREVRNELTERAEEQAIKVFSKNLQHLLLQAPVRDKMVLGVDPAYRTGCKWAVVDDTGKLLEVGVVYPTPPQNKVEQARKVFTWLADKYNIEVIAIGNGTASRETEQFVADFIKNYTRRQLHYLIVSEAGASVYSASELAGKEFAHLDVAERSAVSIARRFQDPMAELVKIDPKSLGVGQYQHDVNAKKLEESLSRVVESAVNHVGVDLNTASPALLSYVAGVNSTVAKNLVNYRTEIGRYKNRSQLKKVPRLGPKTYQQCVGFLRVFNGDNPLDKTPIHPESYDLVKKLLKEINCGLEDVGSDELRAKLAQLDVEKIADKIKAGVPTLKDIIDALMRPGRDPREELPRPILRTDVLTLNDLKQGMELKGTVRNVVDFGAFVDIGVGVDGLVHISQLTDKYIKHPLEVVSLGDVVEVKVLEVDTARERVSLTMKV, encoded by the coding sequence ATGGACAACCACATATTGATTGAGCAGGTGGCCTCGGCAACCCATATTCCTTATAAACAAGTTTTACGGACGGTAGAACTGTTGGATGAAGGAAATACAGTGCCATTTATATCCCGATACCGCAAAGAAGTAACCGGTGAGTTATCAGAGGTTCAAGTGAGGGATATAGAGGATAAATTAAAATATTTTCGCAATCTGGCCCAACGCAAACAAGAGGTACTTCGGTTAATTGATGAACAGGGAAAACTAACAACCGAGCTTAGAAAACAAATAGAAAGTGCAACAAAAATAATTCAGGTTGAGGATTTATATCGTCCCTACCGGCAAAAAAGGCGCACCAGGGCATCGGTGGCCAAAGAAAAGGGCTTAGAGCCTTTGGTAAATTATTTATTAAACTTTCCCCCAGAAAAAGATGTGATAAGTGAGGCAAGTCGTTATATAAACAAAGAAAAGGGTGTCAATTCCGCTGAAGACGCCCTGCAGGGTGCCCAGGACATTATTGCTGAAATGGTATCTGATGATGCCGAGGTGCGCGGCTGGGTAAGGCAATTGGTGTCTGAAAACGGTATATTATTAACGGCTGCAAAAGACAATGAAGTTCAATCGGTTTACCAAATGTATTATGAATTTAGTCAACCGGTAAATAAGCTCCCTCCCCACCGTATTTTAGCCATTAACAGAGGTGAGCGTGAGGGTTTCTTAAAGGTAAAAATAGAAGTGGACGAAAAACAAATTATCCAATACATAAACAAAAAATGGTTAAAAACAGGCTCCGGCCCGGTTAGATACGTGCAAGAGGCAGTGCAAGACAGTTTGCACAGGTTGATTTTACCGGCGGTGGAAAGGGAAGTGCGCAATGAGCTTACTGAACGGGCAGAAGAACAGGCCATAAAGGTCTTTAGTAAAAACCTGCAACATTTATTATTACAAGCTCCGGTGAGGGACAAAATGGTTTTAGGGGTAGACCCTGCCTACCGCACCGGTTGCAAGTGGGCAGTGGTGGATGACACAGGTAAATTGCTGGAGGTGGGGGTGGTGTATCCCACTCCGCCGCAAAACAAGGTGGAGCAGGCAAGGAAAGTATTTACCTGGTTGGCTGATAAGTACAACATTGAAGTAATTGCAATCGGCAACGGAACGGCCTCTAGGGAGACTGAACAATTTGTGGCAGACTTTATAAAAAATTACACCCGAAGACAATTGCATTACCTTATCGTCAGTGAGGCAGGGGCCAGCGTTTATTCTGCCTCGGAACTTGCAGGTAAGGAGTTTGCCCATTTAGATGTTGCGGAACGCAGCGCCGTTTCCATTGCCCGCCGTTTTCAAGATCCCATGGCAGAGTTGGTAAAGATCGATCCCAAGTCCCTTGGGGTAGGCCAGTATCAACATGATGTCAATGCTAAAAAATTAGAAGAAAGCTTGTCTAGGGTGGTTGAATCCGCTGTCAACCATGTGGGTGTAGATTTAAACACCGCTTCACCTGCCCTGCTTTCTTATGTGGCGGGGGTTAACAGTACAGTGGCAAAGAACCTTGTCAATTATCGCACAGAAATAGGTCGTTATAAAAATCGAAGTCAGTTGAAGAAAGTACCCCGGCTGGGACCCAAAACCTACCAGCAGTGTGTTGGATTTTTACGGGTTTTTAACGGAGATAACCCATTAGACAAAACCCCCATTCACCCGGAGTCCTACGACCTTGTAAAAAAATTACTTAAGGAAATAAATTGTGGCTTAGAAGATGTGGGCAGTGATGAATTGAGGGCTAAATTAGCTCAGCTGGATGTTGAAAAGATTGCAGATAAAATAAAAGCCGGAGTGCCCACCTTAAAAGATATTATTGATGCCTTAATGCGGCCGGGCCGAGACCCCAGGGAAGAATTGCCGAGGCCGATACTGCGCACTGACGTACTCACCTTAAATGACTTAAAGCAAGGCATGGAACTGAAGGGAACGGTGCGCAATGTAGTGGATTTTGGTGCCTTTGTGGATATTGGGGTAGGGGTAGATGGACTGGTGCATATTTCGCAATTAACGGACAAATATATCAAACACCCATTAGAAGTTGTTTCCTTGGGGGATGTGGTGGAGGTTAAGGTATTGGAGGTGGATACTGCCAGGGAAAGGGTGAGTTTAACTATGAAGGTATAA
- a CDS encoding adenylate kinase, translating to MNLLIMGPPGAGKGTQAERMVKEMQITHISTGDMFRAAIANGTEMGMKAKEYMDKGALVPDEVVIGMVKDRLQEDDCKEGFLLDGFPRTVEQAVALDETLKDLNINLDAVINIEVPLDKLMARLTGRRVCKSCGASYHVIFNPPAEEGKCNSCGGELYQRDDDNEQSVGTRLNAYMEKTQPLIDYYKEKGILKPINGDQEIDKVLEEVLAAVK from the coding sequence GTGAATTTATTAATTATGGGGCCACCGGGGGCAGGTAAAGGTACACAGGCCGAAAGAATGGTAAAAGAAATGCAAATCACCCATATTTCCACCGGAGATATGTTTCGTGCCGCCATTGCTAACGGCACAGAAATGGGCATGAAGGCAAAGGAATATATGGACAAAGGCGCACTGGTACCCGATGAAGTGGTAATTGGTATGGTCAAAGACCGTCTACAAGAGGATGACTGTAAAGAAGGCTTTTTATTGGACGGATTTCCACGCACTGTAGAGCAAGCTGTGGCGCTGGATGAAACTTTAAAAGACTTGAATATTAATTTAGATGCAGTAATAAACATAGAAGTTCCGCTGGACAAGTTAATGGCCCGTCTCACCGGACGCCGTGTCTGTAAGAGCTGTGGAGCTTCTTACCATGTCATATTCAACCCTCCGGCAGAAGAAGGCAAGTGTAACAGCTGCGGAGGTGAACTGTATCAGCGTGATGATGACAATGAGCAATCAGTGGGCACCCGTCTAAATGCCTATATGGAAAAAACTCAACCCTTAATTGACTATTACAAAGAAAAAGGCATCTTAAAGCCCATTAACGGCGACCAAGAAATCGATAAGGTTCTGGAAGAAGTACTGGCAGCAGTAAAATAA